From the genome of Arthrobacter alpinus, one region includes:
- a CDS encoding FUSC family protein produces MQAVSATFKRSLRFDFSQSDPVVAGRNAFGVGVPLVLGIAAGNPAIAVFGAVGAMFAAFADRPGSYRLRLARMSATSLAAGLAGGLSVLCAPSVPASLLLIAVLAFITGMALSLGVNVSQIGIAATAVAIVLNRFPMPPADALGIAALVVAAGLLQSLLAIAGWPLHRHAPERAVLAELYGGLASRTRQAHPRMAAPGAGTLLDKARATITGIGHGHGPSMQSYRGLLDEAERIRLEIMALAYCLERFERVDRLDHRDAVYGLLAAAGTALDAVAACLRKGSVFDPAQLLPVKEALAGLEDVMAGYPDSPTGRFAAVHARALAGQLRACGRMATPGAVEGRVGEVAARVGRIRLAVQAPVQVVRANLRWDSAIARHAIRLTLLVTATDGLARLLPGADRGYWISLMVLLLLRPDFAATLQRTSARLAGTLVGLGIGTGAVYLAAPGGRLAVVALVVVFVFGVRLAGAPNAFFMSTWTAAYLVALLDLAGYPAEEVVVPRMVDTLVAGVLAVAATVVWPAWERSYLPARIGEMLAAYRRYLALVADTTAGKTKLDSARSAARLARSNALASLERTRGEPVAARTTLDIGEGVLVQSHVMVQAVMIIDAARQSMNAQGQPVEGLLGKLAPFVADCQTALVSCENAVFAGSNPQGAPAMRNAFVLLKDSLDAVAPGPGTLRPAVLDAADRIANALDTMVHLLRGQAKGGAVNQD; encoded by the coding sequence ATGCAAGCAGTCTCAGCGACTTTTAAGCGATCCCTGCGTTTTGATTTTTCCCAGTCGGACCCTGTCGTTGCGGGGCGCAACGCGTTCGGGGTTGGCGTCCCGTTGGTCCTGGGGATTGCCGCGGGCAACCCCGCCATAGCCGTCTTTGGGGCCGTGGGGGCCATGTTTGCCGCGTTTGCGGACAGGCCGGGCAGTTACCGGCTGCGGCTGGCCCGGATGAGCGCAACCTCGCTGGCCGCCGGGCTGGCAGGCGGACTGTCGGTGCTGTGCGCGCCCTCGGTGCCGGCGTCGCTGCTGCTCATCGCGGTGCTGGCCTTCATCACCGGGATGGCGCTCTCGCTGGGCGTGAATGTTTCACAAATCGGGATCGCCGCCACGGCCGTGGCCATTGTGCTGAACCGGTTCCCGATGCCGCCGGCCGACGCGCTGGGCATTGCCGCCCTAGTGGTGGCGGCCGGGCTGCTGCAAAGCCTGCTGGCCATCGCCGGGTGGCCGCTGCACCGGCACGCCCCCGAACGGGCAGTACTGGCCGAGCTCTACGGCGGCCTGGCCTCGCGGACCCGGCAGGCGCACCCCCGCATGGCGGCCCCCGGGGCCGGGACGTTGTTGGACAAGGCGCGGGCCACCATCACAGGAATTGGGCACGGCCACGGTCCCAGCATGCAGTCCTACCGGGGGCTGCTCGACGAGGCGGAGCGGATCCGGCTGGAAATCATGGCGCTCGCCTACTGTCTTGAACGCTTTGAGCGCGTGGACAGGCTGGACCATCGGGACGCCGTGTACGGGCTTCTGGCCGCTGCGGGGACGGCCCTTGACGCTGTGGCGGCATGCCTGCGCAAGGGATCGGTGTTCGATCCCGCCCAGCTGCTGCCCGTCAAGGAAGCACTGGCTGGCCTCGAAGACGTCATGGCGGGGTATCCGGATTCGCCTACGGGACGGTTTGCCGCCGTGCACGCGCGGGCCCTTGCGGGCCAGCTGCGTGCCTGTGGACGCATGGCGACGCCGGGTGCCGTGGAGGGCCGGGTGGGCGAGGTTGCCGCGCGCGTAGGGCGGATCCGTCTGGCGGTGCAGGCCCCGGTGCAGGTGGTCCGGGCCAACCTGCGCTGGGATTCGGCCATTGCCCGGCACGCTATCCGTCTGACATTGCTGGTCACGGCCACTGACGGGCTGGCCCGGCTGCTCCCCGGCGCTGACAGGGGCTACTGGATCTCACTCATGGTGTTGTTGCTGCTGCGCCCGGACTTTGCTGCCACTCTCCAGCGCACAAGTGCCCGTCTAGCCGGAACGCTCGTGGGGCTTGGCATCGGCACCGGGGCGGTGTACCTGGCCGCACCTGGCGGGCGGTTGGCCGTTGTGGCCCTGGTGGTGGTGTTTGTCTTTGGGGTGCGCCTGGCCGGGGCGCCAAACGCGTTCTTCATGAGCACTTGGACGGCCGCCTATTTGGTGGCGCTGCTGGATTTGGCAGGCTATCCTGCCGAGGAGGTGGTGGTTCCGCGCATGGTTGACACGCTGGTGGCCGGGGTGCTGGCCGTTGCAGCCACCGTGGTGTGGCCGGCCTGGGAACGCAGCTACCTGCCCGCCCGGATTGGTGAAATGTTGGCCGCGTACCGACGCTACCTGGCATTGGTGGCTGATACTACAGCTGGCAAGACCAAGCTGGACTCTGCCCGCAGTGCGGCCCGGCTGGCACGCTCCAACGCGCTGGCGTCGTTGGAGCGTACCCGGGGTGAGCCAGTGGCGGCACGGACTACCTTGGATATTGGTGAGGGTGTGTTGGTGCAGAGCCATGTGATGGTTCAGGCGGTCATGATCATTGACGCCGCCCGGCAGTCCATGAACGCCCAGGGCCAGCCTGTGGAGGGGTTGCTGGGCAAGCTGGCGCCGTTCGTGGCCGACTGCCAAACCGCGCTTGTTTCCTGTGAAAATGCCGTTTTTGCCGGCTCAAATCCACAGGGCGCCCCAGCTATGCGGAACGCGTTCGTGCTCCTGAAGGATTCCCTGGACGCAGTTGCCCCGGGGCCGGGGACGCTGCGCCCTGCGGTCCTGGATGCCGCGGACAGGATCGCCAACGCCCTGGACACCATGGTGCACCTGCTGCGCGGGCAGGCCAAGGGAGGCGCGGTGAACCAGGACTGA
- a CDS encoding adenylate/guanylate cyclase domain-containing protein — protein MEESNNPPEPSLLPASRSQTQALEAQLLGGERTMRRREVAAGAGVSLLSARKIWRAMGFPNLGDDDVAFTQRDQDALALVVTMVREGLLTEETAISVTRSIGQMTDRMAVWQIEALVEDLVAEHGVSDAEARRAVVSELPNLIAPLEELLVYSYRRQLNAGVQRLAVRAEEGLAASALGRDGDEDDTPLPLARAVGFADLVSYTSLSRRMNEKTLAKLVQRFENVCAEIISVGGGRLVKTIGDEVLFNCETPVAGAQISLALAEAMEADDFLPEARVAMVWGRVLSRLGDIYGPTVNLAARLTSLAEPGTVLIDSVTAASLAGDDRFILTELPMEHVRGFGEISPVLLQRGRGQGIVVD, from the coding sequence TTGGAAGAGAGCAATAATCCCCCCGAGCCCTCGCTCCTACCCGCCTCACGAAGCCAGACACAAGCCCTCGAAGCCCAGCTATTGGGCGGCGAACGCACCATGCGTCGGCGCGAAGTTGCCGCCGGTGCCGGCGTTTCCCTGCTCTCGGCTCGCAAAATTTGGCGCGCCATGGGCTTCCCCAATCTAGGGGACGACGACGTCGCGTTCACCCAACGTGACCAGGACGCCTTGGCACTTGTGGTCACCATGGTCAGGGAGGGTCTGCTGACCGAGGAAACCGCCATCTCTGTCACCCGTTCCATTGGTCAGATGACGGACCGCATGGCGGTGTGGCAGATTGAAGCCCTCGTCGAGGATTTGGTGGCCGAGCACGGAGTCAGTGACGCCGAGGCTCGCCGTGCCGTGGTGTCCGAATTGCCAAACTTGATTGCCCCGTTGGAAGAATTGCTGGTCTATTCGTACCGGCGCCAGCTCAATGCCGGCGTTCAACGTCTTGCCGTGCGGGCCGAAGAAGGCTTGGCCGCAAGCGCCCTGGGCCGCGACGGGGACGAAGACGACACCCCGTTGCCGCTGGCCCGCGCCGTGGGGTTCGCCGACCTGGTCAGCTACACCTCCTTGTCTCGCCGGATGAATGAGAAGACCCTGGCCAAGTTGGTGCAACGTTTTGAAAACGTCTGCGCCGAGATCATCAGCGTTGGTGGCGGGCGATTGGTGAAGACCATCGGCGATGAGGTGTTGTTCAATTGTGAAACCCCGGTGGCTGGTGCCCAGATTTCCCTGGCGCTGGCTGAAGCGATGGAAGCCGATGATTTCCTGCCCGAGGCCCGCGTGGCCATGGTCTGGGGGCGGGTGCTCTCAAGGTTGGGTGACATTTACGGGCCCACAGTGAATCTTGCAGCCCGTCTGACCTCGCTCGCCGAACCTGGCACCGTGTTGATTGACTCGGTCACTGCTGCATCTTTGGCTGGTGACGACAGATTCATCCTCACAGAACTGCCCATGGAACACGTACGCGGTTTTGGTGAGATTTCCCCGGTTCTGCTCCAACGTGGCCGCGGCCAGGGAATCGTCGTCGACTAA
- a CDS encoding DUF885 domain-containing protein: MTLEPNRLTRPASAIDAAANAYTERLLELDPGFATELGRPGHETEYRDLSPAGLAASADAALHALSELAGLEPMDDVDALTLHAMRERLGLALELHKSGWPLAELNNIASPAQEIRAIFDLMPTATVPHWEHISGRLANVPDAVAGYISSLREGAARGMVAAQRQVATVIEQCERHAAADGFFATLAADAALDPPGLSPDAGDAGTSLPAGLTAALAANVELARAGYGSLVEFLRTELLPQAPAKDAVGAARYALASREFLGSAVDLEETYAWGVAELDRIIAEQEAVAAQIEPGASIAEAKALLNADPARQLHGTAALTEWMQSLSNAAVADLAGTHFEIPEIMRTLECKIAPTQDGGIYYTGPSEDFSRPGRMWWSVPEGEDTFTTWAETTTVYHEGVPGHHLQVATATYQSGLLNNWRRNACWVSGHGEGWALYAERLMDDLGYLADPGDKLGMLDGQRMRAARVVFDIGVHLELQIPAQWGSGTWTPEAGYHFLAKNLDISAGQLDFEFNRYLGWPGQAPSYKIGQRLWEDIRDARAARDGAAFSLRDFHTQALNLGSVGLDTLKTALLG; this comes from the coding sequence ATGACACTTGAGCCGAACCGCCTGACCCGTCCCGCCAGCGCCATCGATGCCGCAGCCAACGCCTACACCGAACGGCTGTTGGAGCTGGATCCGGGTTTCGCCACGGAACTGGGCCGTCCCGGCCATGAAACCGAATACCGCGACCTCTCCCCTGCAGGCCTGGCAGCCTCCGCCGACGCCGCCCTGCACGCCCTGTCCGAACTGGCCGGGCTTGAGCCGATGGACGACGTCGATGCGCTCACCCTGCACGCCATGCGCGAGCGTCTGGGCCTGGCCCTGGAACTGCACAAAAGCGGCTGGCCGCTGGCCGAGCTGAACAACATCGCCTCCCCGGCCCAAGAAATCCGGGCCATCTTTGACCTCATGCCCACGGCCACGGTGCCCCATTGGGAGCACATTTCCGGGCGTCTGGCGAACGTGCCCGACGCCGTTGCCGGGTACATTTCCTCCCTCCGCGAAGGTGCCGCCCGCGGCATGGTGGCGGCGCAGCGCCAGGTCGCCACGGTCATCGAGCAGTGTGAACGCCACGCGGCCGCGGACGGATTCTTCGCCACTCTTGCCGCCGATGCCGCCTTGGATCCGCCCGGGCTTTCCCCGGACGCGGGCGACGCCGGAACCTCCCTCCCGGCCGGGCTCACCGCAGCACTGGCAGCCAATGTGGAGCTGGCGCGCGCCGGTTACGGATCGTTGGTTGAGTTCCTGCGCACCGAATTGCTGCCCCAGGCCCCCGCCAAGGACGCCGTGGGCGCAGCACGCTACGCCCTAGCGTCGAGGGAATTCCTAGGCTCCGCCGTCGACCTTGAGGAAACGTATGCCTGGGGCGTGGCGGAGTTGGACCGGATCATCGCTGAACAGGAGGCCGTGGCGGCGCAGATCGAGCCCGGCGCCTCCATTGCCGAGGCCAAGGCGCTGCTTAACGCGGACCCTGCCCGGCAATTGCACGGCACCGCCGCACTGACCGAATGGATGCAGAGCCTCTCCAACGCGGCGGTGGCCGATCTTGCCGGCACCCACTTCGAGATCCCCGAGATCATGCGAACCCTTGAGTGCAAGATCGCCCCCACGCAGGACGGCGGCATCTACTACACCGGCCCGTCGGAGGACTTTTCCCGGCCCGGGCGCATGTGGTGGTCGGTGCCGGAGGGCGAGGACACCTTCACCACCTGGGCCGAGACCACCACCGTCTATCACGAGGGCGTCCCGGGCCACCACCTGCAGGTCGCCACGGCCACCTACCAGAGCGGGCTGCTGAACAACTGGCGCCGCAACGCCTGCTGGGTCTCAGGCCACGGCGAGGGCTGGGCGCTGTACGCCGAACGGCTCATGGACGATTTGGGCTACCTGGCCGATCCCGGCGACAAGCTGGGCATGCTCGACGGCCAGCGCATGCGCGCAGCCCGTGTGGTGTTCGACATCGGAGTGCACCTGGAACTTCAAATTCCGGCCCAGTGGGGCTCCGGTACGTGGACGCCGGAGGCGGGCTACCACTTCCTGGCCAAGAACCTGGACATCTCCGCCGGGCAGCTGGACTTTGAATTCAACCGGTACCTGGGCTGGCCCGGGCAGGCGCCGTCGTACAAGATCGGCCAGCGCCTGTGGGAGGACATTCGCGACGCCCGCGCCGCCCGTGACGGTGCTGCGTTCTCACTGCGGGACTTCCACACCCAGGCCCTGAACTTGGGTTCGGTCGGCTTGGATACTCTCAAGACCGCGCTGCTGGGCTGA
- a CDS encoding biotin--[acetyl-CoA-carboxylase] ligase, translating into MIRTIPALENSALDRALTYPLGGFRRVVVLGKTGSTNADLAAHAAEEPARWPDLSVLIADSQSAGKGRLGRTWEVPAGAAMISSVLLRPVDASAHPGVPAFLPTGYGWLSILAGIALCQAVNADAGVPAALKWPNDVLVDGRKLAGILAQVVFPEGDGAGPGPAVVVGAGVNISQEREQLPVERATSLALAGAVMLDRNVLLPAYLNRFARLYQDFVAVGGDALRPLAGGESAHSLASALMATLGTAVRAELPGGEMLYGTAVRLGGDGGLEVKADDGTIHKVSAGDVVHLRRVDGTDVGYA; encoded by the coding sequence ATGATCCGCACAATTCCCGCACTGGAGAACAGTGCCCTTGACCGTGCGCTCACATACCCTTTGGGCGGCTTTCGGCGTGTCGTGGTGCTGGGAAAAACGGGGTCCACGAACGCGGACCTGGCAGCCCACGCCGCCGAAGAGCCAGCCCGGTGGCCCGATCTCAGTGTGCTGATCGCCGATTCGCAGAGTGCCGGCAAGGGTCGACTGGGACGTACGTGGGAGGTTCCCGCCGGGGCTGCCATGATTTCAAGTGTCCTGCTCCGACCCGTGGACGCTTCGGCACACCCGGGTGTTCCGGCCTTCCTACCGACTGGCTACGGATGGCTTTCCATCCTGGCTGGCATCGCCCTGTGCCAGGCCGTGAACGCTGATGCCGGTGTTCCTGCCGCGCTCAAATGGCCCAACGACGTGCTGGTAGACGGGCGCAAACTTGCCGGCATCCTGGCGCAGGTGGTGTTTCCCGAGGGCGACGGCGCAGGGCCGGGTCCCGCCGTCGTCGTCGGAGCGGGCGTGAACATCAGCCAGGAACGCGAACAATTGCCCGTTGAACGGGCCACCTCGCTGGCACTGGCTGGTGCCGTGATGCTTGATCGAAACGTGCTTCTGCCCGCCTACCTCAACCGGTTTGCCCGCCTGTATCAGGACTTTGTGGCTGTGGGCGGCGACGCCCTACGCCCGTTAGCGGGGGGCGAGTCCGCGCATTCGCTGGCCTCGGCACTGATGGCGACCCTGGGAACAGCTGTCAGGGCGGAACTTCCTGGCGGCGAAATGCTTTATGGCACGGCTGTGCGGCTAGGGGGCGACGGCGGGCTGGAGGTCAAGGCCGATGACGGCACCATCCACAAGGTCAGCGCAGGGGACGTTGTCCACTTGCGGCGCGTTGACGGGACCGATGTGGGCTATGCGTAG
- a CDS encoding acyl-CoA carboxylase subunit beta, whose protein sequence is MSHDLSTTAGKIADFRDRLAQAAIPSGEAAVEKQHAKGKNTARERIEMLVDPDSFVEFDALAVHRSHAFGMEKKKPLGDGVVSGYGTVDGRLVALYSQDFSVYGGSLSQVNGEKIVKVQEFAMRNGCPVVGINDGGGARIQEGVASLAMFADIFRNNVHASGVVPQISLIMGPCAGGAAYSPALTDYVVMVDKTSHMFITGPDVIKTVTGEDVDMETLGGARQHNTTTGTATYLAADEADAIEFVRELLDFLPSNNLAEAPVTEHEQELELDDADLALDALIPDSANHPYDMRRVIEQVLDDGHFLEMQALYAPNVMIGYGRIEGHTVGIVANQPMQFAGTLDINASEKAARFVRNCDAFNIPIITLVDVPGFLPGKDQEFQGIIRRGAKLLYAYAEATVPKLTVITRKAYGGAYIVMGSKKLGADLNLAWPTAQIGVMGAQGAVNILYRRDLAAVEADGGDVESRRAEIVRHYEDELLNPYQAAELGYIDAVIAPSDTRIQLIKGLRALRDKRASLPAKKHGNIPL, encoded by the coding sequence ATGAGCCACGACCTTTCGACAACTGCAGGCAAAATTGCCGATTTCCGTGACCGCTTGGCTCAGGCGGCCATCCCCTCCGGTGAGGCCGCCGTCGAAAAGCAGCACGCCAAGGGCAAGAACACTGCCCGCGAGCGCATTGAGATGCTCGTTGACCCGGACTCCTTCGTCGAGTTCGACGCCCTCGCCGTGCATCGTTCGCACGCCTTCGGCATGGAGAAGAAGAAGCCCCTGGGCGACGGCGTCGTCTCCGGCTACGGCACCGTGGATGGCAGGCTAGTGGCCCTGTACAGCCAGGACTTCAGTGTCTACGGCGGTTCGCTGAGCCAGGTCAACGGCGAGAAGATCGTCAAGGTCCAGGAATTTGCCATGCGCAACGGCTGCCCCGTGGTGGGCATCAATGACGGCGGCGGCGCCCGCATCCAGGAGGGCGTGGCCTCACTGGCCATGTTCGCGGACATCTTCCGCAACAACGTCCACGCCTCGGGTGTGGTCCCGCAGATCTCCCTGATCATGGGCCCCTGCGCCGGCGGCGCCGCCTACTCCCCCGCCCTGACGGACTACGTGGTCATGGTGGATAAGACCTCCCACATGTTCATCACCGGACCCGACGTCATCAAGACCGTCACGGGCGAGGATGTCGACATGGAGACCCTCGGCGGCGCCCGCCAGCACAACACCACCACGGGTACGGCCACCTACCTGGCCGCCGACGAGGCAGACGCCATCGAGTTTGTCCGTGAACTCCTGGACTTCCTGCCCTCAAACAACCTGGCCGAGGCCCCCGTCACAGAGCATGAGCAGGAGCTGGAGCTCGACGACGCCGACCTCGCCCTTGACGCGTTGATCCCGGACTCCGCCAACCACCCCTACGATATGCGCCGGGTCATCGAGCAGGTTCTCGACGACGGCCACTTCCTGGAAATGCAGGCACTGTACGCCCCGAACGTGATGATCGGCTACGGCCGGATCGAGGGTCACACGGTCGGCATCGTCGCCAACCAGCCGATGCAGTTCGCCGGCACCCTGGACATCAACGCCTCCGAGAAGGCTGCCCGCTTTGTCCGCAACTGCGACGCCTTCAACATCCCCATCATCACCCTGGTGGACGTCCCAGGGTTCCTGCCCGGCAAGGATCAGGAATTTCAGGGCATCATCCGCCGCGGCGCCAAGCTGCTCTACGCCTACGCCGAGGCCACTGTGCCCAAGCTGACAGTGATCACCCGCAAAGCATACGGCGGAGCTTACATCGTCATGGGCTCCAAGAAGCTCGGCGCCGATTTGAACCTGGCCTGGCCCACCGCCCAGATCGGTGTCATGGGCGCCCAGGGCGCCGTCAATATCCTCTACCGCCGCGACCTTGCAGCAGTGGAGGCCGACGGCGGCGACGTAGAGTCACGCCGGGCCGAGATCGTCCGTCACTACGAGGACGAACTCCTCAACCCCTACCAGGCCGCCGAGCTTGGCTACATCGACGCTGTCATCGCCCCCTCCGACACCCGCATCCAGCTCATCAAGGGCCTGCGCGCCCTGCGTGACAAGCGGGCCAGCCTGCCCGCTAAGAAGCATGGGAACATTCCGCTGTGA
- a CDS encoding acyl-CoA carboxylase subunit epsilon gives MTNENSPAIEPVPAGFLQAQSPLLTVTKGNPDAEELAAVTAVVLAMQSGADAAPELPPTRQWARRTQLNLAPKPGPGAWRRSVR, from the coding sequence GTGACGAACGAGAACAGCCCGGCGATCGAGCCCGTCCCGGCGGGATTTCTCCAAGCTCAATCACCGCTGCTCACCGTGACCAAGGGCAATCCAGACGCCGAGGAACTAGCGGCGGTGACCGCCGTCGTGCTTGCCATGCAAAGTGGCGCCGACGCGGCACCGGAGCTCCCGCCCACGCGGCAGTGGGCCCGGCGCACGCAACTCAACCTCGCCCCCAAGCCGGGACCGGGTGCCTGGCGTCGTTCGGTCCGCTGA
- a CDS encoding PH domain-containing protein translates to MRSWLVEGEQVSVKCRPHPRILVWPITMGLLLIVAASAALAKLQSAQFASWAPGAAQLREPGIVLLLTAVLLIEIAYPVRRVIRWANTRYVLTNQRMVIRRGNLRRSQDDFVLARVQSVDTRQKLRQRMVGAGELDFHMVTGGVRTVHDVPHIQEFKNYTHEAWMKLFRASFQPAPGQGYYAEEVDPSESQSIGKEQRKLGREQ, encoded by the coding sequence ATGCGTAGCTGGCTGGTCGAGGGTGAACAGGTCAGCGTCAAATGCCGGCCGCATCCGCGCATCTTGGTCTGGCCCATCACGATGGGGCTGCTGCTGATAGTGGCGGCCTCCGCGGCTCTGGCGAAGTTGCAATCGGCACAGTTCGCCAGCTGGGCACCCGGGGCGGCACAGTTGCGTGAGCCGGGAATCGTCTTGCTGCTGACAGCGGTGCTGTTGATAGAAATCGCCTACCCGGTGCGGCGGGTGATCCGCTGGGCCAACACCCGGTATGTGCTCACCAACCAGCGCATGGTGATTCGGCGGGGAAATCTGCGCAGGAGCCAAGATGACTTTGTCCTGGCGCGGGTGCAAAGTGTCGACACGCGCCAAAAGTTACGCCAACGCATGGTGGGGGCCGGGGAGTTGGACTTTCACATGGTGACCGGGGGAGTGCGGACCGTCCACGATGTCCCGCACATTCAAGAATTCAAGAACTACACACACGAGGCGTGGATGAAATTGTTCCGTGCGTCCTTTCAGCCAGCACCCGGTCAGGGGTACTACGCTGAGGAAGTCGACCCCAGTGAGAGCCAATCAATAGGAAAGGAGCAACGCAAGCTTGGAAGAGAGCAATAA
- a CDS encoding YbjQ family protein, whose translation MIIVTTNDLPGYKIDAVFGEVMGLTVRSRHVGAQFTASFRALGGGELPEMTKALYESRQEVVARMVTEAHAKGANAIVATRFDTSEMGGTWTEVCAYGTAVYAIPLAEGQPGATGQSIYLAANPQAQ comes from the coding sequence ATGATCATCGTGACAACCAACGACCTTCCCGGATACAAGATTGACGCCGTCTTTGGCGAGGTCATGGGACTGACAGTGCGCTCACGCCATGTCGGCGCTCAGTTCACCGCCAGCTTCCGCGCGTTGGGCGGCGGCGAGCTGCCCGAAATGACCAAGGCGCTGTACGAAAGCCGTCAGGAAGTGGTGGCCCGCATGGTGACCGAGGCACATGCCAAGGGCGCCAACGCCATTGTCGCCACCCGTTTCGACACCTCCGAAATGGGCGGCACATGGACAGAAGTGTGCGCCTACGGCACCGCCGTGTACGCCATTCCGCTCGCCGAGGGTCAGCCCGGAGCCACCGGCCAGTCCATCTATCTGGCCGCCAACCCGCAGGCCCAGTAG
- a CDS encoding dicarboxylate/amino acid:cation symporter, producing the protein MTSTATTAKVSRFPKWASNFGVQIIAGLIAGLVLGLIARSLGGDPKTDPNGLVTTLGLIGSSYVSLLKAAVVPLIFTAVVSSIANLRQVTNAARLAWNTLLWFAITSLIAVSIGIVLGLVFQPGAGTGTAAPKDYTGKSGDWWAFLIGLFPSNFLGLGASTKAVDGGALVTSVNFNVLQILVIAIAIGIAALKVGKAADPFLKLNGSALAVIQKVLWWIIRLAPIGTVGLIGSAVATYGWTTIGSLGKFTLAIYVGLALVLFVVYPVLIKSHGLSIKQYFSGVWPAVQLGFVSRSSIGTLPLTQRVTERNLGVPRAYASFAVPLGATTKMDGCAAIYPAIAAIFVAQFFGIQLDLGQYLLIVLVSVLGSAATAGTTGAVVMLTLTLSTLGLPLAGVGLLLAVDPILDMGRTAVNVAGQALVPTIVSKRHGILNEELYNAPRNGNPFSDDSTELLGEVSDEKGANHDAGEPDSQRELANA; encoded by the coding sequence ATGACTTCCACAGCAACCACCGCCAAGGTGTCCCGGTTCCCCAAGTGGGCCAGCAACTTCGGCGTCCAAATCATTGCCGGCCTCATTGCCGGCCTCGTCCTGGGCCTGATCGCCCGCAGTCTTGGCGGCGACCCCAAGACCGACCCCAACGGCCTCGTCACCACGCTGGGCCTGATCGGTTCAAGCTATGTTTCCCTGCTGAAGGCGGCAGTGGTCCCTCTGATTTTCACCGCCGTCGTCTCCTCCATCGCCAACCTTCGCCAGGTGACCAACGCCGCCCGACTGGCCTGGAACACACTGCTCTGGTTCGCCATCACCTCCTTGATCGCCGTGAGTATCGGCATCGTCCTGGGCCTGGTCTTCCAGCCGGGCGCAGGCACCGGTACGGCCGCGCCCAAGGATTACACGGGCAAGTCCGGTGACTGGTGGGCCTTCCTGATCGGCTTGTTCCCCTCCAACTTCCTAGGCCTGGGTGCCTCCACCAAGGCGGTCGACGGCGGCGCACTGGTCACCAGCGTGAACTTCAACGTCCTGCAGATCCTTGTCATCGCCATCGCCATCGGCATCGCCGCCCTGAAGGTTGGCAAGGCCGCCGACCCGTTCCTGAAACTCAACGGTTCCGCCCTTGCCGTTATCCAGAAGGTGCTGTGGTGGATCATCCGCCTGGCCCCGATCGGCACCGTGGGCCTGATCGGCAGCGCGGTTGCCACCTACGGCTGGACCACCATCGGCTCACTGGGCAAGTTCACCCTCGCCATCTACGTGGGCCTGGCCCTGGTCCTGTTCGTCGTGTACCCGGTTCTGATCAAGTCACACGGGCTCTCCATCAAGCAGTACTTCTCCGGTGTCTGGCCGGCAGTTCAGCTCGGTTTCGTCTCACGCTCCTCTATCGGCACTCTGCCCCTGACGCAGCGCGTGACCGAACGCAACCTGGGCGTCCCCCGCGCCTACGCCTCCTTCGCCGTGCCGCTTGGCGCCACCACCAAGATGGACGGTTGCGCCGCCATCTACCCGGCCATCGCCGCCATCTTCGTGGCCCAGTTCTTCGGCATCCAGCTCGACCTGGGCCAGTACCTGCTGATCGTCTTGGTCTCGGTGCTGGGTTCGGCGGCAACCGCCGGAACCACGGGCGCCGTCGTGATGCTGACACTGACGCTCTCCACGCTGGGACTGCCGCTGGCCGGCGTCGGACTCCTCCTGGCCGTGGACCCCATCCTGGACATGGGACGCACCGCTGTGAACGTGGCCGGCCAGGCACTGGTCCCCACCATCGTCTCCAAGCGCCACGGCATCCTGAACGAGGAACTGTACAACGCACCGCGCAACGGCAACCCCTTCTCCGATGACAGCACCGAGCTCCTAGGTGAAGTCTCCGATGAAAAGGGTGCTAATCACGACGCCGGTGAGCCCGACTCCCAGCGCGAGCTCGCCAACGCCTGA
- a CDS encoding TetR/AcrR family transcriptional regulator, protein MTSPPPILSVPAVSRRELNKAATREAIAEAALNFLRTRELNEFTVDDVAIAAGVSRRTFFNYFSSVEAAVASFTQRYLDTVITELEARPVEEPILESAQFALSAGGSPRDLAILAETFTLTQDPSLGRFQLQAWDECSTKITEVARHRLPPGTDELYINALVGAIVGSCRAAVGVWFSLHGTDTSEESLAHLRELLSTTISLIRNGFAY, encoded by the coding sequence GTGACTTCGCCTCCTCCCATCCTTTCCGTCCCCGCAGTCTCTCGTCGCGAGTTGAACAAGGCCGCCACCCGGGAGGCCATCGCCGAGGCAGCCCTAAATTTTCTACGCACCAGGGAACTCAATGAGTTCACTGTTGACGACGTAGCCATCGCGGCAGGGGTTTCCCGGCGCACGTTCTTCAACTACTTTTCCTCCGTTGAGGCGGCTGTCGCCAGCTTCACACAGCGCTACCTGGACACGGTGATCACGGAGCTGGAAGCCCGCCCCGTCGAGGAACCCATCCTGGAATCGGCACAGTTCGCGCTCTCCGCCGGGGGCAGCCCCCGCGACCTGGCCATCCTGGCCGAGACGTTCACCCTCACCCAGGACCCCTCGCTGGGCAGATTCCAGCTGCAGGCCTGGGACGAATGCAGCACCAAGATCACCGAGGTGGCCCGCCACCGGCTCCCCCCGGGAACGGATGAACTGTACATCAACGCACTGGTCGGCGCCATCGTCGGAAGCTGCCGCGCGGCGGTGGGAGTCTGGTTCAGCCTGCACGGCACGGACACCTCCGAAGAATCCCTAGCGCATCTACGCGAGCTCCTGAGCACCACCATTTCCTTGATCCGCAACGGTTTTGCCTACTAA